In Deltaproteobacteria bacterium, a single genomic region encodes these proteins:
- a CDS encoding type II toxin-antitoxin system RelE/ParE family toxin → MTHRVLVARDAEDDLVDLHGWLAARESVERADEVLDRIQNACAGLRRLPARGHVTPELARVGVFDFREVHVGPYRIIYEMGGRVVWVLAVLDGRRDIQDVLARRLLR, encoded by the coding sequence GTGACCCACCGGGTCCTCGTCGCCCGCGACGCCGAGGACGATCTCGTCGACCTCCACGGGTGGCTCGCTGCCCGCGAATCGGTCGAGCGCGCCGATGAGGTGCTCGACCGTATCCAGAACGCCTGCGCTGGCCTGCGGCGCCTGCCTGCGCGCGGCCATGTCACTCCCGAACTCGCGCGCGTCGGAGTGTTCGACTTCCGCGAGGTCCATGTCGGGCCCTACAGGATCATCTACGAGATGGGCGGTCGGGTCGTTTGGGTCCTCGCCGTGCTCGACGGCCGACGCGACATCCAGGACGTCCTGGCCCGGCGGCTTCTGCGCTGA
- the alr gene encoding alanine racemase — translation MSGPTGSSTRWAVGSFGSSPCSTADATSRTSWPGGFCADQGAGNLERGLSWRAPLCRIDRPAPPPTTGHNTSRFSRCQRFRGSHLVRPFDMREISTDPLRMHDIQGRPTVAEVSLGALRTNLRAARDLVGPGVKVLAVVKADGYGHGAVAAARAFVEAGAAALGVSTVEEGTELRRAGVRGPVVVLGGAFPGEETAVVAGDLEVAVWTRAAAEALAAAARAAGRMIGIHIKVETGMTRLGLDPADVGAFGAAVRELPGLSMAGVFSHFASADAVDTASARAQVERFRAAVEALAAAGVRPAEVHLANSAAVLSAPAAHFTMVRPGIMLYGYAPAPHLRAQARLLPAMRLQTRIAQTRRVAAGTPVGYAGTWLAARPSTIAVLPLGYADGYHRLASNRAQVLVRGRRAPVAGRVCMDHTMIDVTDAGEVRAGDPVVLFGSQDGASIWADELAGWVETIAYEVLTSVGKRVPRVYVDDFDA, via the coding sequence ATGTCGGGCCCTACAGGATCATCTACGAGATGGGCGGTCGGGTCGTTTGGGTCCTCGCCGTGCTCGACGGCCGACGCGACATCCAGGACGTCCTGGCCCGGCGGCTTCTGCGCTGACCAAGGAGCGGGGAACCTCGAGAGGGGCCTCAGCTGGAGAGCGCCGCTTTGCCGGATCGACCGACCGGCCCCACCGCCCACCACCGGGCACAACACCTCGCGCTTCAGCCGCTGCCAACGCTTCCGCGGCTCGCACCTTGTTCGCCCATTTGATATGCGGGAAATTTCCACCGACCCGCTGCGTATGCACGACATCCAGGGTAGACCCACGGTCGCCGAGGTGAGCCTCGGGGCGCTGCGCACGAATCTCCGTGCCGCCCGGGACCTCGTCGGTCCGGGGGTGAAGGTGCTCGCTGTCGTCAAGGCCGACGGGTACGGCCACGGCGCGGTCGCGGCGGCGCGCGCCTTCGTCGAAGCGGGGGCCGCGGCGCTCGGCGTGTCCACGGTCGAGGAGGGCACGGAGCTCCGGCGGGCGGGCGTCCGGGGCCCGGTCGTGGTGCTCGGGGGCGCTTTTCCGGGCGAGGAGACCGCCGTCGTCGCGGGCGACCTCGAGGTCGCCGTCTGGACGCGCGCCGCAGCCGAGGCGCTGGCGGCGGCGGCCCGGGCGGCCGGGCGGATGATCGGCATCCATATCAAGGTGGAGACCGGCATGACCCGGCTCGGCCTCGACCCGGCCGACGTCGGCGCCTTCGGTGCCGCCGTCCGCGAGCTGCCCGGTCTGTCCATGGCAGGGGTCTTCTCCCACTTCGCCTCGGCCGACGCGGTCGACACCGCCTCGGCCCGCGCCCAGGTCGAGCGCTTTCGCGCGGCCGTCGAGGCGCTCGCTGCCGCCGGCGTGCGCCCGGCCGAGGTGCACCTCGCGAACAGCGCCGCGGTCCTCTCCGCGCCCGCCGCGCACTTCACGATGGTACGGCCGGGGATCATGCTCTACGGCTACGCGCCGGCGCCCCACCTTCGCGCGCAGGCACGTTTGCTCCCCGCCATGCGGCTGCAGACCCGCATCGCCCAGACGCGACGGGTCGCCGCGGGGACGCCCGTCGGCTACGCCGGCACCTGGCTGGCCGCGCGGCCGAGCACGATCGCTGTCCTGCCGCTCGGCTACGCCGACGGTTACCACCGGCTCGCGTCCAACCGCGCCCAGGTGCTCGTCCGGGGCCGGCGCGCGCCGGTTGCAGGCCGGGTCTGCATGGACCACACGATGATCGATGTGACCGACGCGGGCGAGGTGAGGGCAGGGGACCCGGTCGTCCTCTTCGGGAGCCAGGATGGCGCTTCCATCTGGGCGGACGAGCTGGCCGGCTGGGTGGAGACCATCGCCTACGAGGTCCTGACCTCGGTCGGGAAGCGCGTGCCGCGCGTGTATGTGGACGACTTCGATGCCTAG
- a CDS encoding SDR family oxidoreductase: MAGHAAPSPANRRSTVSAIRTYDGAVALITGGASGIGAALSRQLAGRGATVVVADRQVELARQTAGALRRPGEAHELDVRDAAAFDWLLEDLFARHGRLDYLFNNAGTGVGGEAKDFTLDDWRYVVEVNLMGVIHGVRAAYPRMIRQGFGHILNTASMAGLLPAPFSTVYGATKHAVVGLSRSLRCEAKSYGVRVGALCPGVIRTPILVGGGVYGGMKIAIPAPAQLAMWERLRPMDADRFAEAVVRDVARDVPIIIYPRWWRALRWLDRLAPSVTDALTARGFVRAKAELEALAASAPDGLPNENRP; the protein is encoded by the coding sequence ATGGCCGGCCATGCCGCCCCCAGTCCAGCGAATAGGAGGTCCACCGTGAGCGCGATACGCACGTACGATGGAGCCGTCGCCTTGATCACCGGCGGCGCCTCCGGGATCGGCGCGGCGCTGTCAAGGCAACTCGCAGGGCGTGGCGCCACGGTCGTGGTTGCCGACCGGCAGGTGGAGCTGGCGCGTCAAACCGCGGGCGCGCTCCGGCGTCCCGGTGAGGCGCACGAGCTCGACGTCCGCGACGCCGCGGCGTTCGATTGGCTGCTCGAAGACCTCTTCGCACGGCACGGACGCCTGGACTACCTGTTCAACAACGCCGGCACCGGCGTCGGCGGCGAGGCGAAGGACTTCACGCTGGACGATTGGCGCTACGTCGTCGAGGTCAACCTGATGGGCGTCATTCACGGCGTCCGCGCCGCATACCCCCGAATGATCCGGCAAGGATTCGGACACATCCTGAATACCGCGTCGATGGCGGGGCTCTTGCCAGCGCCGTTCTCGACCGTCTACGGCGCGACCAAGCATGCGGTGGTCGGCCTCTCGCGCTCGCTGCGTTGCGAGGCCAAGTCCTACGGCGTGCGCGTGGGTGCCTTGTGTCCGGGCGTCATTCGCACGCCGATTCTGGTGGGCGGCGGCGTCTATGGCGGGATGAAGATCGCCATCCCGGCTCCGGCCCAGCTGGCCATGTGGGAACGGCTACGGCCCATGGACGCGGACCGCTTCGCTGAAGCCGTGGTGCGCGACGTGGCGCGCGACGTGCCCATCATCATCTACCCGCGCTGGTGGCGGGCGCTCCGCTGGCTCGATCGGCTTGCACCCTCGGTGACGGACGCGCTCACGGCGCGTGGATTCGTCCGCGCGAAAGCAGAACTCGAAGCCCTCGCGGCGTCCGCGCCCGATGGTCTACCGAACGAGAACCGGCCTTGA
- a CDS encoding putative sulfate exporter family transporter gives MRRPARGTEDWWAVWIGLGLFTLSLPVLAGIDTLGWAAATQVWTVPAKAVAAVSKAYAALPGVESLVLTYLFLLAAMSLGAAALGFDLRRFVAGFSVIFWASYLCWLAGNHAYIAATPDKRAGFGIAWSLSLTGEAGFIVALLAGLVVGNFFPRASAALGEATRPEWYVKTAIVILGGSLGVQAAGARGLATAVLFRGLAAIVEAYLIYWAVVYLVARRFFGLTREWAAPLASGVSICGVSAAMATAAAIRARPIVPIMISSLVVVFAVVELLILPFAAQTFLAHQPLVAGAWMGLAVKTDGAAVASGAITDALIRAKAAGAGVAYQEGWILLTTTTVKVFIDMFIGVWAFVLAVVWTSAIERGSGARLSAADVWTRFPKFVLGYFASFLAMLLLVIARPGLLDAAKLATAETNVFRVLFFAMTFFTIGVASDFRKLGQEGIGRLALVYVVCLFGFIVWVGLAVSWIFFHGIVPPRVTS, from the coding sequence GTGCGCAGGCCGGCGCGCGGGACCGAGGACTGGTGGGCCGTCTGGATCGGCCTTGGCCTCTTCACGCTCTCGCTGCCGGTGCTCGCCGGAATCGACACGCTCGGGTGGGCGGCGGCGACGCAGGTGTGGACCGTCCCCGCGAAGGCGGTGGCAGCGGTCTCGAAGGCGTATGCCGCGCTCCCGGGGGTCGAGAGCCTGGTCCTCACCTACCTGTTCCTGCTCGCCGCCATGAGCCTCGGCGCCGCCGCGCTCGGTTTCGACCTGCGCCGGTTCGTCGCCGGCTTCAGCGTCATCTTCTGGGCGAGCTACCTCTGCTGGCTCGCCGGCAACCACGCCTACATCGCCGCCACACCCGACAAGCGCGCGGGCTTCGGCATCGCGTGGTCGCTGTCGCTGACCGGCGAGGCCGGCTTCATCGTCGCGCTGCTCGCCGGCCTCGTCGTCGGCAACTTCTTCCCGCGTGCGAGCGCGGCGCTCGGCGAGGCGACGCGGCCCGAATGGTACGTGAAGACGGCGATCGTGATCCTCGGCGGCTCGCTCGGCGTGCAGGCCGCGGGCGCCCGCGGGCTCGCGACCGCCGTCCTCTTCCGCGGCCTCGCGGCGATCGTCGAGGCGTACCTCATCTACTGGGCGGTCGTGTATCTGGTGGCCCGGCGCTTCTTCGGCCTCACGCGCGAGTGGGCGGCGCCGCTCGCCTCGGGCGTCAGCATCTGCGGCGTCTCGGCCGCCATGGCGACGGCCGCGGCGATCCGTGCCCGGCCCATCGTGCCGATCATGATCTCGTCGCTGGTGGTGGTGTTCGCCGTGGTCGAGCTGCTGATCCTGCCCTTCGCCGCGCAGACCTTCCTCGCCCACCAGCCGCTGGTGGCGGGCGCGTGGATGGGGCTCGCGGTCAAGACCGACGGCGCGGCCGTGGCGAGCGGCGCGATCACCGACGCCCTCATCCGGGCGAAGGCGGCCGGGGCCGGCGTCGCGTACCAGGAGGGCTGGATCCTGCTCACCACGACGACCGTCAAGGTCTTCATCGACATGTTCATCGGCGTGTGGGCCTTCGTCCTGGCCGTCGTCTGGACCTCCGCGATCGAGCGCGGCTCCGGAGCCCGCCTGTCCGCCGCCGACGTCTGGACGCGCTTTCCGAAATTCGTCCTCGGCTACTTCGCGAGCTTCCTCGCCATGCTCCTCCTCGTGATCGCCCGGCCGGGGCTCCTCGACGCCGCCAAGCTCGCGACCGCCGAGACCAACGTCTTCCGCGTGCTCTTCTTCGCGATGACGTTCTTCACGATCGGTGTCGCCTCGGACTTCCGGAAGCTCGGGCAGGAGGGCATCGGACGCCTGGCGCTGGTGTACGTCGTCTGCCTCTTCGGCTTCATCGTCTGGGTGGGGCTCGCGGTGTCGTGGATCTTCTTCCACGGCATCGTACCGCCGCGCGTGACCTCGTGA
- the purE gene encoding 5-(carboxyamino)imidazole ribonucleotide mutase, with protein MAVREGRPQVGIVMGSDSDWETMEGAAERLAAFEIPYEVQVVSAHRSPKAVMQYAQSARRRGLGVIIAGAGGAAHLGGVVAAYTTLPVIGVPVASTPLQGLDALLATVQMPGGVPVATVAIGRSGAENAGVLAAQILALRSRPLRERLERFKTELAESVEGKNLRLQRKISPESND; from the coding sequence ATGGCGGTGCGTGAAGGCCGGCCGCAGGTCGGCATCGTGATGGGCAGCGACAGCGACTGGGAGACGATGGAGGGGGCGGCGGAGCGTCTGGCAGCGTTCGAGATCCCCTACGAGGTCCAGGTCGTCTCGGCGCACCGCTCGCCGAAGGCCGTGATGCAATACGCGCAGAGCGCGCGGCGGCGCGGGCTCGGCGTGATCATCGCCGGCGCGGGCGGCGCGGCGCACCTGGGCGGCGTGGTTGCCGCCTACACGACGCTGCCGGTGATCGGTGTGCCCGTCGCGTCGACCCCGCTCCAGGGGCTCGACGCGCTGCTCGCCACCGTGCAGATGCCGGGCGGCGTGCCGGTCGCCACCGTCGCCATCGGGCGGTCCGGGGCGGAGAATGCCGGCGTGCTGGCGGCGCAGATCCTGGCGCTTCGCAGCCGGCCGCTCCGCGAGCGGCTCGAGCGCTTCAAGACGGAGCTGGCCGAGAGCGTCGAGGGGAAGAACTTGCGCCTGCAGAGGAAGATCTCGCCTGAGAGCAACGACTGA
- a CDS encoding threonylcarbamoyl-AMP synthase: protein MPACWRRRSWRFAAGRSASGSSASRRSWPRASRGRTCACRGRSRLRATTEAAVAALAAGALVVFPTETVYGLGADALSADAVARLLAVRGREEGKPILVLVADLAMAETVAAVIPPAARRLAARFWPGPLTLVLPARARLPAPLTAGSGTIGVRVPGHPVAAALVAGLGRPITAPSANPPGRTPPKLIDDARACFGDGVAVYLDGGELAGGASTVAAVEEGRVRVLRPGRVSNEALSRALEGD, encoded by the coding sequence ATGCCGGCGTGCTGGCGGCGCAGATCCTGGCGCTTCGCAGCCGGCCGCTCCGCGAGCGGCTCGAGCGCTTCAAGACGGAGCTGGCCGAGAGCGTCGAGGGGAAGAACTTGCGCCTGCAGAGGAAGATCTCGCCTGAGAGCAACGACTGAGGCGGCGGTCGCGGCGCTCGCCGCCGGGGCGCTCGTCGTCTTCCCCACCGAGACGGTCTACGGCCTCGGCGCCGACGCGCTGTCGGCGGACGCGGTCGCGCGGCTCCTGGCCGTGCGAGGTCGAGAGGAGGGGAAGCCGATCCTGGTGCTGGTCGCGGACCTCGCGATGGCGGAGACGGTGGCGGCGGTGATCCCGCCGGCCGCGCGGCGGCTCGCGGCGCGCTTCTGGCCGGGGCCGCTGACTCTCGTGCTGCCGGCGCGCGCGCGCCTGCCGGCGCCGCTCACCGCGGGCTCCGGGACGATCGGCGTCCGCGTGCCGGGGCACCCCGTCGCCGCGGCGCTGGTCGCGGGCCTCGGCCGCCCGATCACGGCGCCGAGCGCCAATCCGCCGGGTCGGACGCCCCCGAAGCTGATCGACGACGCGCGCGCCTGCTTCGGCGACGGTGTCGCCGTCTACCTCGACGGCGGCGAGCTCGCGGGCGGCGCCTCCACCGTCGCGGCGGTCGAGGAGGGGCGCGTGCGCGTGCTGCGCCCCGGGCGCGTGTCGAATGAGGCGCTCAGCCGGGCGCTCGAGGGCGACTGA
- the thiS gene encoding sulfur carrier protein ThiS — MQVVVNDEPRELSEGATVADLVAALGLGPRRIAVEVNRAVVPRAEYAATVLRQGDAVEIINFVGGG; from the coding sequence GTGCAAGTGGTCGTGAACGACGAGCCGCGTGAGCTGAGCGAGGGCGCGACCGTGGCCGATCTTGTGGCCGCGCTCGGCCTCGGCCCGCGGCGGATCGCGGTCGAGGTGAACCGCGCCGTCGTGCCGCGGGCCGAGTACGCGGCGACGGTGCTGCGCCAGGGCGACGCCGTCGAGATCATCAACTTCGTGGGGGGCGGATGA
- the purH gene encoding bifunctional phosphoribosylaminoimidazolecarboxamide formyltransferase/IMP cyclohydrolase, with protein sequence MPRVARALLSVSDKRGLVDFARGLADVDVELLSTGGTAKLLADAGLRVTQVSDYTGFPEMLDGRVKTLHPRIHAGLLGRRDVPTHVAEMRAHAIEPIDLVAVNLYPFRETVVRPGTTLDDAIEQIDIGGPSMLRSAAKNHAHVTVIVDPDDYEPVLAELRAAGGTVSVATNRRLAQKVFCATACYDGAIADYLGALGEGTRFGASFHWGGPKALDLRYGENPHQAASLYGDFLKVAEPLHGKELSYNNVVDIDAALALAEEFRARPEAAVAILKHNTPCGVGLGRDPLEAWKRAYATDPESPFGGIVVSTRPWTLPLAWAVDEIFTEVLIAPGFEPDALELLERKKQRRLVRWHPEANEVRAPAIRGVVRGVLVQDQDRAIEDPREARVVTRRRPTPEELLALAFAWRVVKHVKSNAIAFTTADRTLALGGGQTSRVEPVRNARARAERLGISLSGSVVGSDAFFPFPDGLEEALEAGATAVIQPGGSTRDEEVIRAADARGAAMVFTGVRHFRH encoded by the coding sequence ATGCCTAGGGTTGCCCGCGCGCTTCTCAGCGTCAGCGACAAGCGCGGGCTCGTCGACTTCGCCCGTGGTCTCGCCGACGTCGACGTCGAGCTGCTGTCCACCGGCGGCACCGCCAAGCTCCTCGCCGACGCGGGTCTGCGGGTCACCCAGGTGAGCGACTACACGGGCTTTCCCGAGATGCTCGACGGCCGCGTGAAGACGCTCCACCCGAGGATCCACGCGGGGCTCCTCGGGCGCCGCGACGTCCCCACGCACGTCGCCGAGATGCGCGCCCACGCGATCGAGCCGATCGACCTCGTCGCCGTGAACCTCTATCCGTTCCGCGAGACCGTGGTCCGGCCGGGCACGACGCTCGACGACGCGATCGAGCAGATCGACATCGGCGGGCCCTCCATGCTGCGCTCGGCCGCCAAGAACCACGCGCACGTGACCGTCATCGTCGACCCGGACGACTACGAGCCCGTGCTCGCCGAGCTGCGGGCCGCGGGCGGCACGGTCTCCGTCGCCACCAACCGCCGCCTCGCCCAGAAGGTCTTCTGCGCGACGGCGTGCTACGACGGCGCGATCGCGGACTACCTGGGTGCGCTCGGGGAGGGGACGCGCTTCGGCGCCTCGTTCCACTGGGGCGGGCCGAAGGCGCTCGACCTGCGCTACGGCGAGAACCCGCACCAGGCGGCGTCGCTCTACGGGGACTTCCTGAAGGTCGCCGAGCCGCTGCACGGCAAGGAGCTCTCCTACAACAATGTGGTCGACATCGACGCCGCGCTCGCCCTCGCCGAGGAGTTCCGGGCGCGGCCGGAAGCGGCCGTCGCCATCCTCAAGCACAACACGCCGTGCGGCGTCGGCCTCGGGCGCGACCCGCTCGAGGCCTGGAAGCGGGCCTACGCGACCGATCCGGAATCGCCCTTCGGCGGCATCGTCGTCTCGACCAGGCCGTGGACGCTCCCGCTCGCATGGGCCGTCGACGAGATCTTCACCGAGGTCCTGATCGCGCCCGGCTTCGAGCCCGACGCGCTCGAGCTGCTCGAGCGCAAGAAGCAGCGCAGGCTCGTGCGCTGGCATCCCGAGGCGAACGAGGTCCGCGCGCCCGCCATCCGCGGCGTGGTGCGCGGGGTGTTGGTCCAGGACCAGGACCGCGCGATCGAGGACCCGCGCGAGGCGCGCGTGGTGACGCGGCGGCGGCCGACGCCCGAGGAGCTCCTGGCGCTCGCCTTCGCCTGGCGCGTCGTCAAGCACGTCAAGTCGAACGCCATCGCCTTCACCACCGCCGACCGTACGCTCGCCCTCGGCGGCGGGCAGACCTCGCGCGTCGAGCCGGTGCGCAACGCGCGCGCCCGCGCCGAGCGGCTCGGCATCTCGCTCAGCGGCTCGGTGGTGGGCAGCGACGCCTTCTTCCCGTTCCCCGACGGCCTCGAGGAGGCGCTCGAGGCGGGTGCCACGGCCGTCATCCAGCCGGGCGGCAGCACGCGTGACGAAGAGGTCATCCGGGCGGCCGACGCGCGCGGCGCCGCGATGGTCTTCACCGGCGTGCGCCACTTCCGGCACTGA
- a CDS encoding type II toxin-antitoxin system Phd/YefM family antitoxin, which translates to MKPSVAVKPISLFKAHAAEILRDVSERRGTVILTQNGEAKAVIQDVRDWEDLQESLALLRIVAQSRKSVQAGRVAPLDVAMRRVRRRVRPRRG; encoded by the coding sequence ATGAAGCCAAGCGTCGCCGTCAAACCCATAAGTCTCTTCAAGGCTCACGCCGCGGAGATTCTTCGTGACGTCTCCGAACGGCGCGGCACGGTGATCCTCACGCAGAACGGCGAGGCGAAAGCGGTGATCCAGGACGTTCGGGATTGGGAGGATCTGCAGGAGAGCCTCGCGCTTCTGAGGATCGTTGCGCAGAGCCGCAAGAGCGTGCAGGCAGGACGCGTCGCCCCGCTGGACGTGGCGATGCGTCGGGTTCGCCGCCGCGTGCGGCCGCGTCGAGGGTGA
- the purD gene encoding phosphoribosylamine--glycine ligase, whose protein sequence is MRVLVIGGGGREHALCWKLRQSPRLTALYCAPGNAGIARVAECVPVSADDLNKLLRFAREQAIDLTVVGPELPLTMGLVDRFAAAGLRAFGPTAAAARLEGSKAFTKELLRHARVPTAFFGVFTEADDAVRYVNEVGAPVVVKADGIAGGKGVFICRTVAEAEEAIDELMRGRLFGDAGSRVVVEEFLEGEEVSFMALSDGTTVVPLATSQDHKRVLDGDQGPNTGGMGACSPAPVVTAALEAEIMQQIIEPVVQALAKQGTPYAGVLYAGLMLQDGRPKVLEFNVRFGDPEAEVILARLRSDLLELLVRTCEGRLAGETIEWDPRAAVCVVLAAEGYPGAVERGRRIDGLEHLAGWAQGMVFHAGTRIDDGRLVTDGGRVLGVTALGDTIDAAVAEAYAAVDRIRWPGMHFRRDIGHRALARERKDGQHGGA, encoded by the coding sequence ATGCGGGTCCTCGTGATCGGCGGCGGCGGGCGCGAGCACGCGCTCTGCTGGAAGCTCCGGCAGAGCCCGCGGCTCACGGCGCTCTACTGCGCGCCCGGCAACGCCGGCATCGCGCGGGTGGCGGAGTGCGTGCCGGTCTCGGCCGACGACCTGAACAAGCTCCTCCGCTTCGCCAGGGAGCAGGCGATCGACCTGACGGTCGTCGGGCCCGAGCTGCCGCTGACCATGGGGCTCGTCGACCGCTTTGCCGCCGCGGGGCTCCGCGCCTTCGGCCCGACCGCCGCCGCGGCGCGCCTCGAGGGCTCGAAGGCCTTCACCAAGGAGCTGCTCCGTCACGCGCGCGTGCCGACCGCGTTCTTCGGCGTATTCACCGAGGCCGACGACGCCGTGCGCTACGTCAACGAGGTCGGCGCGCCCGTGGTCGTCAAGGCCGACGGCATCGCCGGCGGCAAGGGCGTCTTCATCTGCCGCACGGTCGCCGAGGCGGAGGAGGCGATCGACGAGCTCATGCGCGGCCGTCTGTTCGGCGACGCGGGCAGCCGGGTGGTGGTCGAGGAATTCCTGGAGGGTGAGGAGGTGTCCTTCATGGCGCTCTCGGACGGCACGACCGTGGTGCCGCTCGCCACCTCGCAGGACCACAAGCGCGTGCTCGACGGCGACCAGGGCCCGAACACCGGCGGCATGGGCGCCTGCTCGCCCGCGCCCGTCGTGACCGCGGCGCTCGAGGCCGAGATCATGCAGCAGATCATCGAGCCGGTGGTCCAGGCGCTCGCGAAGCAGGGGACGCCGTACGCCGGCGTCCTCTACGCGGGCCTCATGCTCCAGGACGGGCGCCCGAAGGTGCTCGAGTTCAACGTGCGCTTCGGCGACCCCGAGGCGGAGGTCATCCTCGCCCGCCTGCGCTCGGACCTGCTCGAGCTCCTGGTCCGCACCTGCGAGGGCCGGCTCGCGGGCGAGACGATCGAGTGGGACCCGCGCGCGGCGGTGTGCGTCGTGCTCGCCGCCGAGGGCTACCCGGGCGCGGTCGAACGGGGGCGAAGGATCGACGGGCTCGAGCACCTCGCGGGCTGGGCTCAAGGGATGGTCTTTCACGCCGGCACGCGGATCGACGACGGCCGGCTCGTCACCGACGGCGGGCGCGTGCTCGGCGTGACGGCGCTCGGCGACACGATCGACGCGGCGGTGGCCGAGGCCTACGCCGCCGTCGATCGCATCCGGTGGCCCGGGATGCACTTCCGGCGCGACATCGGGCACCGCGCCCTGGCCCGGGAGCGAAAGGACGGTCAGCATGGCGGTGCGTGA
- the thiE gene encoding thiamine phosphate synthase: MPSSLPRLILVTDRRATDRDLLEVVEEALGAGLPAVQLREKDLPGRPLLALAERLRAATARTGALLFVNDRIDVALAAVADGVQLGTGSVPVEVARRLLPAGALVGVSTHAPGEAAAGADFALFGPVWETPSKAGAQGEARLQEAVRAAAIPVLAIGGVTAERVPAVRAAGAAGAAVIRAILAAPDPGAATRALLAALG; encoded by the coding sequence ATGCCTTCTTCGCTCCCTAGGCTCATCCTCGTCACCGACCGCCGGGCGACGGACCGCGACCTGCTGGAGGTGGTCGAGGAGGCGCTCGGCGCGGGGCTTCCCGCCGTCCAGCTGCGCGAGAAGGATCTGCCCGGGCGACCGCTCCTCGCGCTCGCCGAACGGCTGCGTGCCGCGACGGCGCGCACCGGCGCCCTGCTCTTCGTGAACGACCGGATCGACGTCGCGCTCGCCGCGGTCGCGGACGGCGTGCAGCTCGGCACGGGATCGGTGCCGGTGGAGGTGGCGCGACGGCTGCTTCCCGCGGGCGCGCTCGTCGGCGTCTCGACGCACGCGCCGGGGGAGGCCGCGGCCGGCGCCGACTTCGCGCTCTTCGGCCCCGTGTGGGAGACGCCCTCGAAGGCGGGCGCCCAGGGCGAGGCGCGGCTCCAAGAGGCGGTGCGCGCGGCGGCGATCCCCGTGCTCGCGATCGGCGGGGTCACGGCCGAGCGCGTGCCGGCGGTACGGGCAGCAGGCGCGGCAGGCGCCGCCGTCATCCGCGCCATCCTCGCCGCGCCGGACCCGGGGGCGGCGACGCGCGCGCTCCTGGCGGCGCTGGGTTGA
- a CDS encoding thiazole synthase: MNDPFVLAGREYRSRLIVGTGKYNSFAETRRAVEASGAEIVTVAVRRVNITDPARENLLDHLPLDRFTILPNTAGCYTAEDAIRTCRLAREAGVGTLVKLEVIGDEKTLFPDIPATIEAARVLVREGFQVLPYITDDPVACKRLEDLGCPAVMPLAAPIGSGLGIRNPFNLRIIVEQSRVPVIVDAGVGTASHASEAMELGCDGVLMNTAIAGAKDPILMAEAMRQAVEAGRKAFLAGRIPAKLHASASSPLDGLIR, from the coding sequence ATGAACGACCCCTTCGTCCTAGCGGGGCGCGAGTACCGCTCGCGCCTGATCGTCGGCACCGGGAAGTACAACTCCTTCGCCGAGACGCGGCGTGCGGTCGAGGCCTCGGGCGCGGAGATCGTCACGGTGGCGGTCCGGCGGGTAAACATCACCGACCCGGCCAGGGAGAACCTCCTCGACCACCTGCCGCTCGACCGCTTCACGATCCTCCCGAACACCGCCGGCTGCTACACGGCCGAGGACGCGATCCGCACGTGTCGGCTGGCGCGTGAGGCCGGTGTGGGCACGCTCGTCAAGCTCGAGGTGATCGGCGACGAGAAGACGCTCTTCCCCGACATCCCCGCGACCATCGAGGCCGCACGCGTGCTCGTGCGCGAAGGCTTCCAGGTGCTGCCGTACATCACCGACGACCCGGTCGCCTGCAAGCGCCTGGAGGATCTCGGCTGCCCGGCGGTCATGCCGCTCGCGGCGCCGATCGGCTCGGGGCTCGGCATCCGGAACCCGTTCAACCTCCGCATCATCGTCGAGCAGAGCCGCGTGCCGGTGATCGTCGACGCCGGGGTGGGGACGGCTTCCCACGCCTCGGAAGCGATGGAGCTCGGCTGCGACGGCGTCCTCATGAACACCGCGATCGCGGGCGCGAAGGACCCCATCCTCATGGCCGAGGCGATGCGGCAGGCGGTCGAGGCGGGGCGGAAGGCATTCCTCGCCGGACGCATCCCCGCCAAGCTGCACGCCTCGGCGTCGAGCCCTCTGGACGGCCTGATCCGCTGA